From a region of the Azospirillum formosense genome:
- a CDS encoding response regulator: MVSFTNDHARPASILAMTGDAGGGPGGGGGGAFRREDGDGGTPDEASRLVIVVDDDRSIVEGLALLLEAWGYDVMTALSLTELAQRLPQAPGRPGLVLADHFLPAGGTGAQAVEMVRAHVGAAVPALILTGDTMPERQVEAAALGCRLLHKPVQIGPLKDMVDTLMNGAG, translated from the coding sequence ATGGTGAGCTTTACGAACGACCACGCCAGACCCGCTTCCATCCTCGCCATGACCGGGGATGCCGGTGGTGGGCCGGGGGGCGGTGGTGGCGGCGCGTTCCGCCGCGAGGATGGCGATGGAGGCACACCGGACGAGGCCAGCCGGCTGGTCATCGTGGTGGATGACGACCGGTCGATCGTGGAAGGCTTGGCGCTGCTTCTGGAGGCCTGGGGGTACGACGTGATGACCGCCCTGTCGCTGACCGAGCTGGCGCAGCGGCTGCCGCAGGCGCCCGGCCGTCCGGGGCTGGTCCTGGCCGATCACTTCCTGCCGGCGGGGGGCACGGGCGCCCAGGCGGTGGAGATGGTGCGCGCCCATGTCGGCGCCGCGGTGCCCGCCCTGATCCTGACCGGCGACACCATGCCGGAGCGTCAGGTCGAAGCCGCCGCCCTGGGCTGCCGGCTGCTGCACAAGCCGGTGCAGATCGGTCCGCTCAAGGACATGGTGGACACCCTGATGAACGGCGCCGGCTGA
- a CDS encoding thermonuclease family protein: MPRRIPSLLLSALLLMANTAGPPELRVAAVSDGATLLLEDGRSLRLAGIEPAAPPMGAEPGDPWPLAEAARQALVELAVGQRLTVRGEARTDRHGRLLAQVTRGDGLWLQGELLARGLARVHTRPDARALAREMLVAEAGARAAERGIWRTRAYAVRPADPDALRRDRDSFQIVEGRVLRVSKAGGDAYLDFGEDWRTDVTVHIGRAAFPAFVAAGIDPLSYEGRVVRVRGWVGLRAGPLIEATHPEQIERLDDPAPPLRASRRTPSPPPEPSDDDEE; the protein is encoded by the coding sequence ATGCCGCGCCGCATTCCTTCGCTGCTGCTCTCCGCCCTGCTGCTGATGGCGAACACCGCCGGGCCGCCGGAGCTGCGCGTCGCCGCGGTGAGCGACGGCGCCACCCTGCTGCTGGAGGACGGGCGCAGCCTGCGCCTGGCCGGGATCGAGCCCGCGGCACCGCCCATGGGGGCGGAGCCGGGCGATCCCTGGCCACTGGCCGAGGCGGCGCGGCAGGCGCTGGTGGAACTGGCCGTCGGGCAGCGCCTGACGGTGCGGGGGGAGGCGCGGACCGACCGGCACGGGCGCCTGCTGGCCCAGGTGACGCGCGGCGACGGGCTGTGGCTCCAGGGCGAACTGCTGGCGCGCGGCCTCGCCCGCGTGCACACCCGGCCCGACGCCCGCGCCCTGGCCCGCGAGATGCTGGTGGCGGAGGCCGGCGCGCGGGCGGCGGAGCGCGGCATCTGGCGGACCCGCGCCTACGCCGTGCGGCCCGCCGACCCGGACGCGCTGCGCCGCGACCGCGACAGCTTCCAGATCGTCGAGGGGCGGGTGCTGCGGGTGAGCAAGGCGGGCGGCGACGCCTATCTGGACTTCGGCGAGGACTGGCGGACCGACGTCACGGTGCACATCGGGCGGGCCGCCTTCCCGGCCTTCGTCGCCGCCGGCATCGACCCGCTGTCCTACGAGGGGCGGGTCGTCCGGGTGCGCGGCTGGGTGGGTCTGCGCGCCGGCCCGCTGATCGAGGCGACCCATCCCGAGCAGATCGAGCGGCTGGATGACCCCGCCCCGCCCCTCCGCGCCTCACGACGCACTCCATCCCCGCCGCCGGAACCTTCCGACGACGACGAGGAGTGA
- the pheT gene encoding phenylalanine--tRNA ligase subunit beta: protein MKFTLSWLKDHLETDATLDQIVEKLTALGLEVEGVEDRSKELKPFRVAHVVSAEKHPDADKLRVLVVDTGTETLQVVCGAPNARAGLKGVFAPEGAYIPGSDITLKKGVIRGVESNGMMCSERELKLSEEHNGIIELPEDAPVGVAYADYAGLGDPVIDISLTPDRADCAGVRGIARDLAAAGLGRLKPLTDGLLNAEPVKGAFPSPLGVANERTDACPLFVGRVIRGVKNGPSPKWLQDKLVAIGLRPISALVDITNYLTFDAARPLHVFDADKVKGGIVVRMARPGERLKALNGKEYDLDGEMTVIADHERAESLAGIVGGEDTGCTETTVNVFVEAAFFDPVRTAQTGRRLGIDSDARYRFERGVDPAAVVSGMERATRLILEICGGEASDLVIAGEEPQWRRTLTLRPGRVAALGGVAVPRDEQTRILIDLGCEIAGEDVDGTLRVVPPSWRADIHGEADLVEEVLRIHGFDAIPATPLPRESVLTRPALSTKQRRVGLAKRTLAVRGLSEAVTWSFMAGPVAELFGGVGEGLTLVNPISADLDVMRPSILGNLIQAAGRNADRGYADAGLFEVGPAFRKPSPDGQDIVAAGIRAGNAVPRHWAEKARGVDAFDAKADAMAVLEAAGAPVTNLQVTTDAPGWYHPGRSGVLRLGPTVMARFGEIHPTVLATLGVKGPVVGFEVFLDAVPLPKKKGGTARPLVQLSPFQPLERDFAFVVGKDVEADKLIRAAKGADKALVKDVTVFDVYQGTNVDEGKKSVALSVTLQPTERTLTEPEIEAIGQKIVAAVAKATGGSLRS, encoded by the coding sequence ATGAAGTTCACGCTGTCCTGGCTGAAGGACCACCTGGAAACCGACGCCACGCTCGACCAGATCGTGGAGAAGCTGACCGCCCTCGGCCTGGAGGTCGAAGGGGTGGAGGACCGCTCCAAGGAACTGAAGCCCTTCCGCGTCGCCCACGTCGTCTCCGCCGAGAAGCACCCGGACGCCGACAAGCTGCGCGTGCTGGTCGTCGACACCGGCACCGAGACGCTCCAGGTCGTCTGCGGCGCGCCCAACGCGCGCGCCGGGCTGAAGGGCGTCTTCGCGCCGGAGGGGGCCTACATCCCCGGCTCCGACATCACGCTGAAGAAGGGCGTCATCCGCGGCGTCGAGTCGAACGGCATGATGTGCTCCGAGCGCGAGCTGAAGCTGTCGGAGGAGCACAACGGCATCATCGAGCTGCCCGAGGACGCGCCGGTCGGCGTGGCCTACGCCGACTATGCCGGCCTCGGCGACCCGGTCATCGACATCAGCCTGACGCCGGACCGCGCCGACTGCGCCGGTGTGCGCGGCATCGCCCGCGATCTCGCCGCCGCCGGTCTGGGCCGGCTGAAGCCGCTGACGGACGGCCTGCTGAACGCCGAGCCGGTCAAGGGCGCCTTCCCCAGCCCGCTCGGCGTGGCCAACGAGCGCACCGACGCCTGCCCGCTGTTCGTCGGCCGCGTCATCCGCGGCGTGAAGAACGGGCCGTCGCCGAAGTGGCTGCAGGACAAGCTGGTCGCCATCGGCCTGCGCCCGATCTCGGCCCTGGTCGACATCACCAACTACCTGACCTTCGACGCCGCCCGCCCGCTGCACGTCTTCGACGCGGACAAGGTGAAGGGCGGCATCGTCGTGCGCATGGCCCGTCCCGGCGAACGGCTGAAGGCGCTGAACGGCAAGGAGTACGACCTCGACGGCGAGATGACCGTGATCGCCGACCACGAGCGCGCCGAGTCGCTGGCCGGCATCGTCGGCGGCGAGGACACGGGCTGCACCGAGACGACCGTCAACGTTTTCGTCGAGGCGGCCTTCTTCGACCCGGTGCGCACCGCGCAGACCGGCCGGCGCCTGGGCATCGACTCCGACGCGCGCTACCGGTTCGAGCGCGGCGTCGATCCGGCGGCGGTCGTGTCGGGGATGGAGCGGGCCACCCGCCTGATCCTGGAGATCTGCGGCGGCGAGGCCTCCGACCTCGTCATCGCCGGCGAGGAGCCGCAATGGCGCCGCACCCTGACGCTGCGTCCGGGCCGGGTCGCCGCCCTGGGCGGCGTCGCGGTGCCGCGCGACGAGCAGACCCGCATCCTGATCGATCTCGGCTGCGAGATCGCCGGCGAGGATGTGGACGGCACGCTGCGCGTCGTTCCCCCCTCCTGGCGCGCCGACATCCACGGCGAGGCCGATCTGGTGGAGGAGGTGCTGCGCATCCACGGCTTCGACGCCATTCCCGCGACGCCGCTGCCGCGCGAGAGCGTGCTGACCCGCCCGGCGCTCTCCACCAAGCAGCGCCGCGTCGGGTTGGCCAAGCGCACGCTGGCCGTCCGCGGCCTGTCGGAAGCCGTTACCTGGTCCTTCATGGCCGGTCCGGTGGCCGAGCTGTTCGGCGGGGTCGGCGAGGGGCTGACGCTGGTCAACCCGATCAGCGCCGATCTCGACGTGATGCGCCCGTCGATCCTCGGCAACCTGATCCAGGCGGCCGGGCGCAACGCCGACCGCGGCTATGCCGACGCCGGCCTGTTCGAGGTCGGCCCGGCCTTCCGCAAGCCGTCGCCGGACGGGCAGGACATCGTGGCCGCCGGCATCCGCGCCGGCAACGCGGTGCCGCGCCATTGGGCGGAGAAGGCCCGCGGCGTCGACGCCTTCGACGCCAAGGCCGACGCGATGGCCGTGCTGGAGGCCGCCGGCGCCCCGGTGACCAACCTGCAGGTCACCACCGACGCGCCGGGCTGGTACCATCCCGGCCGCTCGGGCGTGCTGCGCCTCGGTCCCACGGTGATGGCCCGCTTCGGCGAGATCCACCCGACCGTCCTCGCCACGCTGGGCGTCAAGGGGCCGGTGGTCGGCTTCGAGGTCTTCCTCGACGCCGTCCCGCTGCCCAAGAAGAAGGGCGGCACGGCGCGTCCGCTGGTCCAGCTCTCGCCCTTCCAGCCGCTGGAGCGCGACTTCGCCTTCGTCGTCGGCAAGGATGTCGAGGCCGACAAGCTGATCCGCGCCGCCAAGGGCGCCGACAAGGCGCTGGTCAAGGACGTGACGGTCTTCGACGTCTACCAGGGCACGAACGTCGACGAGGGCAAGAAGTCCGTCGCGCTCTCCGTCACGCTCCAGCCGACCGAGCGCACCCTGACCGAGCCGGAGATCGAGGCCATCGGCCAGAAGATCGTCGCCGCGGTCGCCAAGGCCACGGGGGGCAGCCTGCGCAGCTGA
- the rplT gene encoding 50S ribosomal protein L20 yields MARVKRGVTTHARHRKILKLAKGYRGRNSKNFRIAIEKVEKALQYAYRDRRNKKRDFRGLWIQRINAGVRQYGLTYSRFINGIKLAGIEIDRKVLSDLAAREPEAFKAIVDQAQAALASKAAA; encoded by the coding sequence ATGGCTCGTGTTAAGCGCGGCGTCACCACGCACGCCCGTCACCGCAAGATCCTGAAGCTCGCCAAGGGCTACCGGGGCCGCAACTCCAAGAACTTCCGCATCGCGATCGAGAAGGTCGAAAAGGCCCTTCAATACGCGTATCGCGACCGCCGCAACAAGAAGCGCGATTTCCGCGGCCTGTGGATCCAGCGCATCAACGCCGGTGTCCGCCAGTACGGCCTGACCTACTCGCGCTTCATCAACGGCATCAAGCTGGCCGGCATCGAGATCGACCGCAAGGTCCTGTCGGATCTGGCCGCCCGTGAGCCGGAGGCCTTCAAGGCCATCGTCGATCAGGCCCAGGCCGCTCTCGCCTCCAAGGCCGCCGCCTAA
- the rpmI gene encoding 50S ribosomal protein L35, which yields MPKLKTKSGAKKRFKVTASGKVRAQAAFKRHCLEQKSPKMKRNARGMMTLAEPDQKIVLKNWLRNA from the coding sequence ATGCCCAAGCTGAAGACGAAGAGCGGCGCCAAGAAGCGCTTCAAGGTGACCGCGTCCGGTAAGGTGCGCGCCCAGGCGGCTTTCAAGCGCCACTGCCTGGAGCAGAAGAGCCCGAAGATGAAGCGCAACGCGCGCGGCATGATGACCCTGGCCGAGCCGGACCAGAAGATCGTGCTGAAGAACTGGCTGCGCAACGCTTGA
- a CDS encoding DUF3369 domain-containing protein: protein MTDSDDEFLFLDDQDGDGNGETGSPATGNRWKMLIVDDEPEVHSITKLVLADFAYKGRPAEFISAYSAAEARAILEREEDIAIILLDVVMETDDAGLQLVHHIREELKNRHVRIILRTGQPGQAPERAVILDYDINDYKAKTQLTAQQLFTTTVAALRSYEDIMAIEMNRRGLEKIIEASSSLFQARSMKLFAAGVLTQLSGILGVGPDAILCVQRGPVISGAADGLYVLAGSGRFETLIDEPAANHVEPAVLAEVKRCLESRGNRYAADHCTLYIRTPNDRENVVYLSSDRPLSDLDRNLIEVFCRKISVGFDNLHLYEQLRRSQEHTVIAMADLAERAGHPGAEAEAGPRIALVTDRIARRLAEEGRYPAILDTLFLESVGLAAILHDVGNATLDPAILGKTGPLTPEERAFMQAHTTMGWDLLDRASRRSEGRTHLHLGAEIARSHHENWDGTGYPDRLQGDAIPLSARIVAVADSFDAMTRDRPYRKALDHDVAVAEIRRLSGSRFDPLVVDAFLAVSGNLRRT from the coding sequence GACGAGTTCCTTTTTCTGGACGACCAGGACGGCGACGGCAACGGCGAAACCGGGTCGCCGGCCACCGGGAACCGATGGAAGATGTTGATCGTGGACGACGAGCCGGAGGTGCACTCCATCACCAAGCTCGTCCTGGCCGACTTCGCCTACAAGGGCCGCCCCGCCGAGTTCATCTCCGCCTATTCCGCGGCGGAGGCGCGGGCGATCCTGGAGCGCGAGGAGGACATCGCCATCATCCTGCTGGACGTGGTGATGGAGACCGACGACGCCGGGCTGCAGCTCGTCCACCACATCCGCGAGGAGCTGAAGAACCGCCACGTCCGCATCATCCTGCGCACCGGCCAGCCCGGCCAGGCGCCGGAACGCGCGGTGATCCTCGATTACGACATCAACGACTACAAGGCCAAGACGCAGCTCACCGCCCAGCAGCTGTTCACCACCACGGTCGCCGCCCTGCGCTCCTACGAGGACATCATGGCGATCGAGATGAACCGGCGCGGACTGGAGAAGATCATCGAGGCGTCGTCGTCGCTGTTCCAGGCGCGCTCGATGAAGCTGTTCGCCGCGGGCGTGCTGACCCAGCTCTCCGGCATCCTCGGCGTCGGGCCCGACGCCATCCTGTGCGTGCAGCGCGGCCCGGTCATCAGCGGCGCGGCGGACGGGCTGTATGTGCTGGCCGGCTCCGGCCGCTTCGAGACGCTGATCGACGAGCCGGCGGCCAACCATGTCGAGCCCGCCGTCCTGGCGGAGGTGAAGCGCTGCCTGGAATCGCGCGGCAACCGCTACGCCGCCGACCACTGTACGCTCTACATCCGCACGCCGAACGACCGGGAGAACGTGGTCTATCTGAGTTCCGACCGGCCGCTGTCGGACCTCGACCGCAACCTGATCGAGGTGTTCTGCCGCAAGATCTCCGTCGGCTTCGACAACCTGCATCTCTACGAGCAGCTGCGCCGCAGCCAGGAACACACGGTCATCGCCATGGCCGATCTGGCCGAGCGCGCCGGCCATCCCGGCGCGGAGGCCGAGGCCGGCCCGCGCATCGCCCTGGTGACCGACCGCATCGCCCGCCGGCTGGCCGAGGAGGGGCGTTATCCCGCCATCCTCGACACGCTGTTCCTGGAGTCGGTCGGTCTGGCCGCCATCCTCCACGATGTCGGCAACGCCACGCTGGACCCCGCCATCCTCGGCAAGACCGGGCCGCTGACCCCGGAGGAGCGGGCCTTCATGCAGGCCCACACCACCATGGGCTGGGACCTGCTGGACCGCGCCAGCCGGCGGTCCGAGGGACGGACGCATCTGCATCTGGGGGCGGAGATCGCCCGCTCGCATCACGAGAACTGGGACGGCACCGGCTATCCCGACCGCCTGCAGGGCGACGCCATCCCGCTGAGCGCCCGCATCGTCGCGGTGGCCGACAGCTTCGACGCCATGACCCGCGACCGTCCCTACCGCAAGGCGCTGGACCATGATGTGGCGGTGGCGGAGATCCGGCGCCTGTCGGGCAGCCGGTTCGATCCGCTGGTGGTGGACGCCTTCCTGGCGGTGTCCGGCAACCTGCGCCGGACGTGA
- the pheS gene encoding phenylalanine--tRNA ligase subunit alpha → MLDALKDELLSQVNAAGDLAALEEVRVTALGKKGRITGFMKELGGLSPDERRERGQQLNALKDEIAAAIDGRKADLARAHLEARLQAERIDVTLPVRPETEGRIHPISQTIDEMVAIFAEMGFSVAEGPDVEDDFHNFTALNFPPGHPARDMHDTFYLPDNGDKKMLLRTHTSPVQVRTMLNKKPPIRIIAPGRTYRSDYDMTHTPMFHQIEGLVIDEATHMGHLKGCLIEFCRAFFDVDDLPLRFRPSFFPFTEPSAEVDIGCSRKGGELKLGNYGDWLEILGCGMVHPNVLEACGIDSTKYQGFAFGMGIERVAMLKYGIPDLRTFFEADLRWLKHYGFVPLDVPSMAQGLTR, encoded by the coding sequence ATGCTCGATGCGCTGAAAGACGAACTCCTGTCGCAGGTCAACGCCGCTGGCGACCTCGCGGCCCTCGAAGAGGTGCGGGTCACCGCGCTCGGCAAGAAGGGGCGCATCACCGGCTTCATGAAGGAGCTGGGCGGGCTGTCGCCCGACGAACGGCGCGAGCGCGGCCAGCAGCTCAACGCGCTGAAGGACGAGATCGCCGCGGCCATCGACGGCCGCAAGGCCGACCTCGCCCGCGCCCATCTGGAGGCCCGCCTCCAGGCCGAGCGCATCGACGTCACCCTGCCGGTCCGTCCGGAGACCGAGGGGCGCATCCACCCGATCAGCCAGACCATCGACGAGATGGTGGCGATCTTCGCCGAGATGGGCTTCAGCGTCGCCGAGGGGCCGGACGTCGAGGACGACTTCCACAACTTCACCGCCCTGAACTTCCCGCCAGGCCACCCCGCCCGCGACATGCACGACACCTTCTATCTCCCGGACAACGGAGACAAGAAGATGCTGCTGCGCACCCACACCAGCCCGGTGCAGGTCCGCACCATGCTGAACAAGAAGCCGCCGATCCGCATCATCGCGCCGGGCCGCACCTACCGGTCCGACTACGACATGACCCACACCCCGATGTTCCACCAGATCGAGGGGCTGGTCATCGACGAGGCGACCCACATGGGGCACCTCAAGGGCTGCCTGATCGAGTTCTGCCGCGCCTTCTTCGACGTGGACGACCTGCCGCTGCGCTTCCGCCCCAGCTTCTTCCCCTTCACCGAACCCTCGGCGGAGGTGGACATCGGCTGCTCCCGCAAGGGCGGCGAGCTGAAGCTCGGCAACTACGGCGACTGGCTGGAGATCCTGGGCTGCGGCATGGTGCACCCCAACGTGCTGGAGGCCTGCGGCATCGACAGCACCAAGTACCAGGGCTTCGCCTTCGGCATGGGGATCGAGCGCGTGGCGATGCTGAAATACGGCATCCCCGACCTGCGCACCTTCTTCGAAGCCGACCTCCGCTGGCTGAAGCATTACGGCTTCGTGCCGCTCGACGTTCCCAGCATGGCCCAGGGCCTGACGCGCTAA
- the pip gene encoding prolyl aminopeptidase → MPRSELFPPIDPYQTGFLPVDDIHTLYWEQSGNPRGVPVLFLHGGPGAGASPTHRRFFDPGHYRIVVMDQRGAGRSTPLGEVRRNTTELLVEDAERLRRHLGIERWLLFGGSWGSTLALAYGQTHPERCLGLILRGIFLMRKAEIDWFLYSMRTIFPEAWAAFAGHIPSEERGDLLESYWRRLNAPDAATRMAAARVWSLYEGSCSSLLPSPELIATSAEDTHALGLARIEAHYFRSNRFTPEDKLLRDVHRIRHLPGAIVQGRYDIVCPITSADELRRAWPEADYRVVPDAGHSAMEPGIRAALVQATERFKEYR, encoded by the coding sequence ATGCCCCGCAGCGAGCTTTTCCCGCCCATCGACCCCTACCAGACCGGCTTTCTGCCCGTGGACGACATCCACACGCTCTATTGGGAGCAATCGGGCAACCCGCGCGGCGTGCCGGTGCTGTTCCTGCACGGGGGGCCGGGGGCGGGCGCCTCGCCGACGCACCGGCGCTTCTTCGACCCCGGCCATTACCGCATCGTCGTGATGGACCAGCGCGGGGCGGGCCGCTCCACCCCGCTGGGCGAGGTCCGGCGCAACACGACCGAGCTGCTGGTGGAGGACGCCGAACGGCTGCGCCGCCATCTGGGCATCGAGCGCTGGCTGCTGTTCGGCGGAAGCTGGGGATCGACGCTGGCGCTGGCCTACGGGCAGACCCACCCGGAACGCTGCCTGGGGCTGATCCTGCGCGGCATCTTCCTGATGCGGAAGGCGGAGATCGACTGGTTCCTCTACTCCATGCGCACGATCTTCCCGGAGGCCTGGGCGGCCTTCGCCGGCCACATCCCGTCGGAGGAGCGCGGCGACCTGCTGGAGTCCTACTGGCGGCGGCTCAACGCGCCGGATGCGGCGACCCGCATGGCCGCGGCGCGGGTGTGGAGCCTGTACGAGGGGTCCTGCTCCTCGCTGCTGCCCTCGCCGGAGCTGATCGCGACGAGCGCGGAGGACACCCACGCGCTGGGCCTCGCCCGCATCGAGGCGCATTACTTCCGCTCCAACCGCTTCACCCCGGAAGACAAGCTGCTGCGCGACGTGCACCGCATCCGGCATCTGCCGGGGGCGATCGTCCAGGGCCGCTACGACATCGTCTGCCCGATCACCAGCGCCGACGAGCTGCGCCGCGCCTGGCCGGAGGCCGACTACCGCGTGGTGCCCGACGCCGGCCATTCCGCCATGGAGCCGGGCATCCGCGCCGCCCTGGTCCAGGCGACCGAGCGCTTCAAGGAATACCGGTAG